In Topomyia yanbarensis strain Yona2022 chromosome 2, ASM3024719v1, whole genome shotgun sequence, one DNA window encodes the following:
- the LOC131681560 gene encoding mitochondrial import inner membrane translocase subunit Tim22 gives MATMLPKPLNPEEKPKVDTSKTTGIFFPNSELDEVAKHFIGNNHRFRENIIIPKMYGAVQIKTNEEKLVEAAFESCAFKSLMSCVLGYGLGAAIGLFSSSVNPNIADPLAAEKQQTAREIFREMRQATHSYGKNFAVIGAVFAGVECVIESKRGVSDWKNGTYAGAVTGGLIGLRAGIKAGIVGAAGFAAFSTVIDYYMRHR, from the exons ATGGCTACAATGCTGCCAAAACCTTTGAACCCAGAGGAAAAGCCAAAGGTTGATACGTCAAAGACTACCGGAATATTCTTCCCGAATTCGGAACTGGACGAGGTGGCAAAGCACTTTATCGGAAATAATCACAG ATTTCGCGAAAACATAATAATCCCAAAGATGTACGGTGCGGTGCAGATCAAAACCAACGAAGAGAAGCTGGTGGAGGCTGCCTTCGAAAGTTGTGCGTTCAAATCGCTCATGAGTTGTGTCCTTGGCTATGGATTGGGTGCTGCCATCGGGTTGTTCAGTTCATCGGTCAATCCCAACATAGCGGATCCACTGGCAGCTGAGAAGCAGCAGACCGCTCGGGAGATCTTTCGTGAGATGAGACAAGCAACGCATTCttatggtaaaaatttcgctgtTATTGGGGCCGTGTTTGCTGGGGTGGAATGTGTGATTGAATCG aAACGTGGCGTATCAGACTGGAAAAATGGTACCTATGCCGGAGCGGTTACAGGAGGACTAATAGGTTTGAGAG CTGGCATCAAAGCAGGTATTGTTGGTGCTGCAGGTTTCGCTGCGTTCTCTACAGTTATCGATTACTACATGCGGCATCGATAA
- the LOC131684549 gene encoding serine/threonine-protein kinase Tao, translating into MPIMRPGSLKDPEIAELFNKHDPEKIFEDLREIGHGSFGAVYYAKCNLTREIVAIKKMSYMGKQSMEKWQDILKEIRFLRQLNHPNTIEYKGCYLHENTAWLVMEYCVGSASDIIEVHKRPLKEDEISAICDGVLRGLSYLHSLGRIHRDIKAGNILLTEQGVVKLADFGSAAIKCPANSFVGTPYWMAPEVILAMDEGQYDGKVDVWSLGITCIELAERKPPYFNMNAMSALYHIAQNEAPTLQAPDWADVFRSFVDFCLKKSPVERPNSSKLLTHSFVTRIRSPNVLIDLIARTKAAVRELDNLNYRKMKKILMVDSCETESNVGDAEDTPDEQIGGDSSKSNSITSEHSLHSVDQHGGIIRNASRHRLPGSGLPPMHNSSMNNSSGRDGLIPGEGIGRMGFGIGGGSGGGMGSINAGGSCSGSGSISAHAAGYQNSSSSPVVPHHHSHHNHVSQAAANAVAEHGANNFATIRTTSIVTKQQKEHMQEEMHEQMSGYKRMRREHQAALVKQEEKCKVEMEQHKAALDKEYDLLLHNFTRELEKLSAKHQQEIERRTKQNNVAEKKLYKEISTRQEGDRKAFDLYKKKEYKANKERWKRELSMDESTTKRQRDATLQTQKDNMKQAEAQEEQRMLRVQKNYIELEMRKFRRKKMMLLHEVENQLLRDELSKKQQQLEQAHGMLIKHHEKTQDLEYRQQKSVHALREEQISKQHESELRNQKEYMDRAERELLRKHALELKQQPKSLKQKELQIRKQFRETCKTQTRQYKALKAQILQTTPKEEQKAVIKQLKEEQHRKLTLLGDQYEQSIADMLQKQSLRLDESQEVECHQLKDRLQYELDILSAYQSKNRMQAQAQRDRERKELEDRVSVRRALLESKMETELQQFNQERAERIRLLRERHEKQLELFDEESARMGFSALALAEASKETYPDEEGSLSGSMLSLAHSNSSTSFPAGSL; encoded by the exons ATGCCTATAATGAGGCCAGGAAGTCTGAAGGATCCCGAGATAGCTGAGCTTTTTAATAAACATGACCCGGAGAAGATATTCGAAGACCTGCGCGAGATCGGTCATGGATCGTTTGGTGCGGTATACTACGCTAAGTGTAACCTCACGCGGGAGATTGTCGCAATCAAGAAGATGTCCTACATGGGCAAACAAAGCATGGAAAAGTGGCAGGATATCTTGAAGGAGATCCGGTTCCTGCGGCAGCTAAACCACCCCAACACCATCGAGTACAAGGGATGTTATCTGCACGAAAATACCGCCTGGTTGGTGATGGAGTACTGCGTCGGATCGGCATCGGATATTATCGAGGTACACAAGCGACCACTGAAGGAGGATGAAATTTCAGCTATATGCGATGGAGTGCTGCGTGGGCTGAGCTATCTTCACAGTCTGGGTAGGATTCATCG CGACATCAAAGCCGGCAACATCTTGCTGACCGAACAGGGCGTGGTCAAGTTAGCTGATTTTGGTAGTGCAGCTATCAAATGCCCTGCCAACAGTTTCGTTGGAACACCTTATTGGATGGCACCGGAAGTGATTCTGGCAATGGATGAAGGGCAGTACGATGGCAAGGTAGACGTTTGGTCGCTTGGAATTACCTGTATCGAGCTGGCGGAACGGAAACCTCCCTACTTCAACATGAACGCAATGTCGGCGCTGTATCACATTGCGCAAAATGAGGCTCCCACGTTGCAG GCTCCGGACTGGGCAGATGTGTTCCGCAGCTTTGTTgatttttgcttgaaaaaatCTCCGGTGGAGCGACCAAACTCTAGTAAACTGTTAACTCATTCATTCGTGACTAGGATACGATCGCCAAATGTGCTAATTGATTTGATAGCAAG AACAAAAGCTGCCGTTAGAGAATTGGACAATCTGAACTATAGGAAGATGAAAAAAATTTTAATGGTCGACTCTTGTGAAACGGAAAGTAACGTCGGCGATGCGGAGGACACACCGGACGAGCAAATCGGCGGCGACAGTAGCAAAAGTAACAGTATCACCTCAGAACATTCACTCCACTCGGTGGATCAGCATGGCGGAATTATACGGAATGCTTCAAGGCATCGGTTGCCAGGATCTGGGTTGCCGCCAATGCATAACAGCAGTATGAACAACTCTAGTGGCCGGGACGGTTTGATACCGGGCGAAGGTATTGGTCGGATGGGTTTCGGAATTGGTGGAGGCAGCGGCGGAGGTATGGGCAGTATTAATGCTGGTGGAAGTTGTTCTGGTTCCGGGAGCATCAGTGCCCATGCTGCGGGTTACCAAAACTCGTCATCTAGTCCCGTTGTACCTCATCACCATTCACATCATAATCACGTGTCTCAAGCGGCCGCCAATGCGGTTGCCGAACACGGTGCCAATAACTTTGCTACTATTAGAACGACCAGTATTGTGACGAAACAGCAAAAGGAACATATGCAG GAGGAAATGCACGAACAAATGTCTGGTTACAAGCGAATGCGCCGTGAGCATCAAGCAGCGCTGGTGAAGCAAGAGGAAAAATGTAAGGTGGAAATGGAGCAGCATAAAGCAGCTCTAGACAAGGAATACGATCTGCTACTGCATAACTTTACTAGAGAACTAGAGAAATTATCG gCTAAACATCAGCAGGAAATTGAACGTAGGACTAAGCAGAACAACGTTGCAGAGAAGAAACTTTATAAAGAGATATCGACGCGACAGGAAGGAGACCGGAAGGCGTTCGATTTGTATAAAAAGAAGGAATACAAAGCGAACAAGGAACGCTGGAAGCGCGAACTGTCGATGGACGAGTCTACTACCAAGCGGCAACGCGATGCTACTTTACA GACTCAAAAGGATAACATGAAGCAAGCGGAGGCCCAAGAAGAGCAACGAATGCTGCGGGTACAAAAGAACTACATCGAGCTAGAAATGCGCAAGTTCCGGAGGAAAAAGATGATGCTTTTGCACGAGGTCGAAAACCAGCTGCTCAGAGAT gaATTGAGCAAGAAGCAACAACAACTGGAGCAGGCGCATGGTATGTTAATCAAACACCACGAAAAGACTCAGGATTTAGAATATCGGCAACAGAAGAGTGTTCATGCCCTCCGAGAGGAGCAA ATATCTAAACAACACGAGAGTGAACTGCGTAACCAAAAGGAGTACATGGACCGGGCCGAACGGGAGCTGTTGAGGAAGCATGCGCTAGAACTCAAGCAGCAACCGAAAAGTCTGAAG CAAAAGGAACTTCAAATACGCAAACAGTTCCGGGAAACGTGTAAAACTCAAACGCGTCAGTATAAGGCACTGAAGGCTCAAATCCTGCAGACAACACCTAAGGAAGAGCAAAAAGCTGTGATAAAGCAACTGAAGGAAGAACAACATCGCAAGTTAACGTTACTGGGTGATCAG TATGAACAAAGTATTGCCGATATGCTGCAGAAGCAGAGCTTACGGCTCGATGAAAGTCAGGAAGTCGAATGCCATCAACTGAAGGACCGGCTGCAGTACGAGCTGGACATTCTTAGCGCTTACCAGAGCAAGAATCGCATGCAAGCGCAAGCTCAGCGAGATCGTGAACGCAAGGAGCTAGAGGATCGAGTGAGTGTGCGGCGAGCATTACTGGAGAGTAAG ATGGAAACCGAACTGCAACAGTTCAATCAGGAACGGGCGGAACGGATACGGCTGCTCAGGGAACGGCATGAGAAACAGCTGGAGTTATTTGACGAGGAATCGGCACGGATGGGCTTTAG TGCGCTGGCGTTAGCCGAAGCATCCAAAGAAACGTACCCGGACGAAGAGGGCAGCCTGTCCGGCTCGATGCTTAGCTTGGCACATAGTAACAGTTCTACTAGCTTTCCAGCAGGCTCGCTATAG
- the LOC131684550 gene encoding vacuolar protein sorting-associated protein 33A, producing MFTHLSGGRVNIQQLQESVARELVEILDRCEGTKAIIWDESLGGPVGLVARYTFLKEHHVTKMYQLRPEPWTDIDVKNIIFITRPNQTLMDYIANNIHEEERKKKISKKEYYLYFLPKKSFLCEKRLQVKGVHGSLAHIGELKCDFFPFDNDLLSMELKDAYRDLYLEGDTSSLHQSACALIALQKLYGRIPKVYGKGSCAQRVWELTKAMADEDESVLNSDKGVIDQMIILDRNCDLMSVLATQLTYEGLIDEIFGINNTTVNLPAEKFNSGEGFSIEKNSEKSQFILNSKENLFAELRDKNFNAVGAVLSRLAKSIRSRANENHGEKSIQELKKFVESLPHIKANEQSLATHTKIAELVKEVISSDAFLDELGCEQEFMMCSDVDKANPFIEDLIAKEAPLRTVLRLMCMQSIAGSGLKPKVLDYYKRELVQVYGLQTLLTIGNLEKAGLFKPQTGNRTYAVLRKTLNLTAENPEEVSPKDITYVHSIYAPLSVRIVEQHLKPNGWQSLNDVLSSLPGPTFEDFQPSMTLNNRRGSFTSEISQSDIPRVIVVFFVGGCTFAEISALRFLAQQDENNVEFVVCTTKLVNKNSFLDAFIEKIK from the exons ATGTTCACCCATCTCTCCGGAGGTCGCGTCAATATTCAGCAGCTTCAGGAATCGGTAGCCCGTGAATTGGTTGAAATTTTGGATCGCTGCGAAGGGACGAAA GCTATTATCTGGGATGAGTCGTTAGGAGGTCCAGTGGGTTTAGTTGCCCGTTACACTTTTCTTAAGGAACATCATGTTACTAAAATGTATCAGCTGAGGCCAGAACCATGGACAGACATTGACGTGAAGAACATAATTTTCATCACTCGGCCTAATCAAACACTGATGGATTACATCGCTAACAACATTCACGAAGAGGAGCGAAAAAAGAAAA taTCGAAAAAAGAATACTATTTATATTTCCTACCGAAGAAATCCTTCCTATGTGAGAAACGCCTGCAGGTGAAAGGCGTTCACGGTAGCTTAGCACACATCGGCGAATTAAAATGTGATTTTTTCCCGTTCGATAATGATCTACTGTCTATGGAGTTGAAAGATGCATACAG GGATCTCTATCTGGAAGGAGACACTTCTAGTCTGCACCAATCAGCCTGTGCACTCATAGCGCTGCAAAAATTATACGGTCGCATTCCAAAGGTCTACGGCAAGGGTAGTTGCGCTCAGAGGGTCTGGGAACTTACGAAAGCCATGGCCGATGAAGATGAATCGGTGCTGAACAGTGACAAAGGCGTGATCGACCAGATGATCATTTTGGATCGGAATTGTGATTTGATGAGTGTGCTTGCCACGCAACTCACCTACGAGGGACTGATTGATGAAATTTTCGGCATTAACAATACGACCGTAAATCTTCCTGCGGAGAAATTCAATTCAGGAGAAGGCTTTTCCATTGAGAAGAATTCCGAAAAGAGTCAATTTATACTAAACTCGAAAGAGAATTTGTTCGCAGAGCTGCGTGACAAAAACTTCAATGCCGTTGGAGCTGTACTCTCCCGACTGGCTAAATCTATCCGTTCAAGGGCCAATGAGAATCACGGCGAAAAATCAATTCAAGAACTGAAAAAGTTTGTAGAGAGCTTGCCGCACATCAAAGCTAACGAACAATCGTTGGCAACTCATACGAAAATTGCCGAACTAGTAAAAGAGGTAATTTCTTCCGATGCCTTCCTTGATGAGCTTGGTTGCGAACAAGAATTTATGATGTGCTCGGACGTGGATAAAGCAAATCCCTTTATTGAGGACTTAATTGCAAAAGAAGCTCCACTCCGAACTGTTCTGCGACTCATGTGCATGCAATCAATCGCCGGTTCCGGTTTGAAGCCAAAAGTTCTCGACTACTATAAACGAGAACTGGTTCAAGTGTACGGTTTACAAACCTTACTGACTATCGGTAACTTGGAAAAGGCAGGACTGTTCAAGCCTCAAACTGGCAACAGAACGTACGCAGTGCTACGAAAAACACTAAACTTAACAGCCGAAAATCCAGAAGAAGTGTCTCCCAAAGacatcacctatgttcacagCATTTATGCGCCCCTCTCGGTGCGCATCGTTGAGCAGCATCTCAAGCCGAACGGATGGCAATCACTGAATGACGTCCTGTCCAGCTTGCCAGGACCAACGTTCGAAGATTTTCAACCATCGATGACCCTGAACAATCGGCGGGGGTCGTTTACCTCGGAGATTTCGCAATCGGACATTCCTCGTGTGATTGTAGTCTTTTTTGTGGGTGGCTGTACATTCGCAGAGATTTCTGCGCTACGTTTCCTAGCTCAGCAGGATGAAAACAATGTGGAGTTTGTTGTTTGTACTACAAAGCTGGTTAACAAGAACAGTTTTCTCGATGCGTTCATCGAGAAAATTAAGTAA